Within the Staphylococcus warneri genome, the region TTCCAAAGTGGGCAATGATGGATTAGCACAGTTTATGTTTGAAGATTTTAAAGCAGCAGGTATGAATATTGACTATATTTTAGAATCCGAAACAGAAAAGACTGGCCAAGCCTATATTACAGTGGATGCACAAGGCCAAAATACGATTTATGTCTATGGTGGTGCAAATATGGCGATGACACCAGATGACGTGAAAAGTGCGAAAGCAGCAATTGTCGATGCAGATTTCATTGTGGCACAATTAGAAGTACCAGTTCCGGCAATTATAGAAGCATTTAAAGTTGCGAGAGCGGCAGGTGTGACGACCGTCTTAAACCCCGCACCAGCCAAAGAGATTCCTCAAGAGTTATTAGAATTAATCGATGTGATTGTACCAAATGAATTTGAAGCTGAAATATTATCAGGTGTACCAGTCACAGATGAAAAATCAATGGCACAAAATGCAGATTACTTCTTAAGCTTAGGTGCCAAAGTCGTGATTATTACATTAGGTGAACAAGGCACATACTATGCGGTTGAAAATGATTCCGGCCTAGTACCAGCGCAAAAAGTAAAAGCTATTGATACAACAGCAGCAGGCGATACGTTTATCGGTGCCTTTGTCAGTCGCTTTAATATGAAAGAACGTAATTTAGTTGAGGCTATCGACTTTGCCAATAAAGCCGCATCACTAACAGTTCAAAAGTCAGGGGCACAAGCCTCTATACCATTAGCAGAAGAAGTTCAATTATAGATATGATAAATCCCATTCCAGCTGGTTTCAGTTAGAATGGGATTCTTTAGTGCAAAAGCATAAATAATCCCTTTTGGTAGCATCGTCGTATCGAATCGACCATCTATCAAAAGGGATTGTTTCATTTATATTTGAATTTAATCGCAAAATGTATCGCTAGTCAATCACTAAAGTAATTGTATTAAGAGTGGTGATGGTTTAACTGATAAAACTCAATAGCATTACCTCTTAAAATACCGTCAATTGTGTCTGGATCAATATCACTGTTTTTAATATAGTCTACACCACGTGTATATTTCTCGTCTTGGAAGTAAGGGAAGTCTGACCCCATCATGAGCTTATCCTTACCGAATGTATCAATGGTATTGATTAAAGAAGGTTCATGGAAATTAGCAGTATCATACCAAAATTGGCGATTTAATACTTCATATGGATCAATATTAAAGGCATTCCAGTCTTCGTAATTGTCTTTAATACGAGTCATGAAGAATGGTAAAGCGCCACCTAAGTGTGAAATATGGAATTTGATATTTGGATACTTTTGTGGAATCTCATTTTTAATTAATTGTAACGTAATGAATGTAGATTCTAATGGTGCACCAATCACCCATTCTAATTGATAGTCGTTCACGAGTGGACTTTGGGCACCGCAACCAGTTGGATGAATATAAAGTGTTGCATTTAATTCGTTCATAGCTTCGAAGAAAGGTTCGAATTGTTTATCGGCAACTGACACTTTATCTTTCACAATAGTTGGAATCGCAATACCTACAAAGGCATCTTTTTTAAGTAGTTCTTGTGCTTCTTTAATAGCTTGATCGACATATGGAAGTGACACTGCACCATATGCTAAGAAACGGTCTGGGTATTGTTGAACCAATGATTCATATAAATCGTTAATCTCTTGTGCACTTTGATGTGCTTCTTCTTTTGTACCCCATTGTGGTGATTGTGGTGTGGCAGAAATGATTTGCATATCAACGCCAGCATCGTCCATCATTTTAAAGCGCTTGTCTAGATCTTCTTTAGAGGCAGATTGATTAATCCCTTTAGCAACTTCTGTTCCTTGACTACCTAATTTGCCTAATTTCTCTAAATAGTCTTCACTCCATAAATGTGCATGTGTATCAATCGCTTTTGCATTTGACATATGATTGTCCTCCTTTAATTAAATGACTATATTAAATATTTATCCAGTTTTAAAAAATATAATCTTTTATTGACGACGATTTAAACTTAAAACTTCGATTAAGCTAAGGACATTTAACATGAAGAATTTAGAAGCGGCTTTGGCACCTTGGTGACCATGTCCTGCTTTATAGTGATTGTAGATTGCTGTACCCATCACGATGTTAATCATTAAAGTACCCATAACGACTAATTTTTGGCCAAGTTTGCCTAAAATTGAGCTAAATAAAAAGATAGAACCTACAAATTCGAATAATCCTGCTAATCGCATTGAACGACGTGATAATCCGAATCCTTCTTTAAATTGTTGTGCCATAGCATCGTCATTTTTTACTTTTGGTAAACTACTTTTAAAAATTTCTTTTCCTACATATGCGTTAATAACATGTCTTAGTAACATGCTTAACACCTCCTATTAAATAATATTAAAGATTAGTGTGTTGTATTTGATTGTCTTTTTTCTGAGAAAAGTGCAATGAATGCACCTATCAGTGCTACAAAGGCAACGATATAAAATGTTATATCTAGGCCATGGATAAGACCGGCTGCACCGTGTAATGGTGAAAGGTGACCGAAACCAGTCATGAGTGTTACAAGTATACCTGTACCGATAGCTGCTGAAATTTGGCGAATTGTATTATTCATTGCCGTTCCATGCGCAATCAAGGATACAGGTAAAGCGTTTAATGCTTGTGTAGTCATTGGTGTCATAATCATAGAATTACCTAACATCAAGATGGAGAATGTCACAATGACATACAATGCTGATGTCTGTGGATTGAACTGTGCCATGAATAAGGCACCTATCATAATCAATAACATGCCAGTGATACTTAAACTTCGGCCGCCAACACGGTCGTATAATTTACCAGTAACAGGCGACAACAAGCCCATGACGAGTCCACCAGGTAATAAGATGAGACCAGATTCTAAAGGTGACCAATGCATCATGGTTTGCATGTATATAGGTAAAATAGTCAAATTACCGATAAAGAGTACAAACATTAATACAATTAAAGTCATCGAAATGGTGAAACTACGGTATTTAAATACTCTAAATTCGAGTAACGGTGAAGGTAGTTTCAACTGACGACGTATAAATAGCGCAAGTATAATGATGGAAATGATGATCGTCACGTAAACGGATGGATGTGAACAACCAAGGTTACCGGCTGAACTAAAGCCGTAAAGTAAACCACCAAATCCTAGTGTAGACATGATGACTGACAAGATGTCTAACGAAGGTTGTTGTGTCTCGGTAATATTTTTCAAATATAAAAAGCCGAAAATAGCGTCAACCACACTAATTAAGAGCACGACTAAAAATAGATAGCGCCAATCGAATAGGTGGATGAACCAACCTGCTGCTGTAGGACCAATCGCAGGTGCAAAGCCTATGACAAGACCGAAGATACCCATTGCCATACCACGTTTTTCAACAGGAAAAATAATGAATAATAGTGTTTGAGATAATGGCATTAAAATACCTGCACCTAACGCTTGAATACTACGACCCACTAATAATAATGGGAAATTAACACCCAACATACAGATTAAAGAACCAAGTATTAAACAGGTCGCAGCCGTAAAGAATAGTGTACGTAATGAAAATCTCTCAATTAAGTAGGCTGTGACAGGAATCATAATACCGTTCACTAACATAAAGATGGTCGTTAACCACTGTGCCGTACTACTTGATATCGCAAAGTCCTTCATGACCTCTGGCAATATCGTTGTAAGTAACGTTTGGTTTAAGACACCAATAAAAGCACCAATCATCATGACCGCAATCATTAAATTACGTTGTTTTATATTTAAATGTGATGGTTGTGTCTGAGTCATAATTTCACCTCTTTTCTTAAATGGAATCAACTATCACTTATTTTATTCGGAATGCGTTCCGTTTGTCAAATTTATGAATTCAATATAATATAGATAGTGTTAAAAAACGAAAAAAGTAAAAAGGAGATGCTTAGTAATGAATATTGAAGGTCTTGAAAAATATTTAAATATAGATCCAAATAAATATAATGAACCAAGCTTAGAAGCATTAAATTATTATTTAAAACGATATATGTTAACAGTGCCTTTTGAAAATATAGATGTTCAAAATGGTGTGAGAATATCAGTAGAAGTAGATGATATCTATGAAAAAATCGTTAATCACCAACGTGGTGGTTTCTGTTATGAAATGAATCACTTCTTCAAAGCGTACTTAGAAGCAAAAGGCTTCACAGCAAATATGGTATCTGCAACTATTCATACACCAGGGGGCGGACGTAGTCTTAAAGGCTCTCATATGTCATTAATCGTGCCGATTGATGGTGTCAATTATGTCGCTGATGTCGGTTATGGTGACTTGCCAATAAGTGCTATGCCAATTAATAATCAAGATAGTGATGCAATCATTGAGGATATTAACGGAGAATATCGTGCCATTTATGTAAATGATAACTTATTCTACATTCAAAAATGGAAAGACAATGAGTGGGATACAGAATACGAAGCTGAGTTAGAACCTAGAGACATTCATTATTTTGATTACAATATCGAATACAATCAAACTAATCCTAATTCTACATTCGTTAAACGTTTGCTCGTTACAATGTCTAAATCATATGGTCGTGCGACAATGTCTCAAAATAATTTAACGTTAACGAAACAAAGAGATAAAGAAAAATATGATGTGACAAGTGAAAATTATCGTCAATTTTTAAAAGAAGAATTCAATTTAGATGTTAAAATTAATAGATTAGAACCATAAAAGGGAGCACATCATTTGGAAGGGGATAAGATGACCAATCAACGGAAAAAACGTAGTGATGCAACGCATAACAAAGCAATCATCTTACAGACAACGACCCAATTATTAGCACAGGGTGAAGATATTAGTGAGATGAATATGTCGGAAATCGCGAAGAAAGCTGGCGTGGGTGTAGGCACTTTATATCGTCACTTTGAAAGTAAATCGTTACTATGCCAAGCGATGATGGATGAAAAGGTTCATGATATGTTTGATGAAATGGATACGTTCCTTCATCAGCATCAAGATGCGTCTGTGAGGGATAAAATATATGGTATTTTATCTATTTATTTAGATTTAAAAGAGGCAAACTTTAATGTCCTAAATTTTATTGAGAAATCAAATTCTCAACATCAGTCAATGATTAATATTCTGTTTTATGAACAACTGAAAGAATTGATTAAAGACCAGTTCACTAGTCAGCAACAGACCCAAGATTTAGAGTTTAAGATTAATTTGATGCTAAACTCATTTTCATCAGATTTCTATTACTTTGCCAAACATGATCAACAACTGACTAAAGACCAATTTTTAAGCCGTTTATTAGATATATTTATAGGATAGACAAAAGCTTCTGAGTGAAACAGAAATATAGATAGCCCTTAAATTTAATTGTAGCCTGAGACATTAATTTATGTCCCAGGCTACAATTTTTATAAGTCGTATGATAGATTGTTAAACTTTGCGATAACGTTTAAGTCCGAGGATATTTAAAATGATAAATATTATAATGAAAATGAGAAGAATTAGAACATCAAACCAAATATCAGACCAACCTTGTCCTTTAATCATAATGTTTGTTAACGCATCTCCTGCGTATCGTAATGGGAATAAATAACCAATGTTAGCTAACCAAGGTGTCATATTTTCTAGAGGGAAAATACCAGAAAAGAACACTTGTGGAATGGCAACAATAGGTATAAATTGAACCATTTGAAACTCTGAATTAGCAAATGTTGAGATGAAAATGCCCATCACTAATGCCGTAATGGCTAATAAAATATTAATGAGTAAGACATACCAAAGACTACCCGCTAGGTTGATATTTAATAAATAGATTGAGAACAGAACGATAATCAATGTTTGAATAATAGCAAAGATACCGTAACCAAGTAAATAACCAAAAACAATTTCACTTCGTCTAATTGGCGTAGCAAGCACGCGTTCTAACGTTCCGGTTGTGCGCTCGCGTAATAAGGCGATGCCTGAAATAAGAAAGACGAATAAAAAGACAAAGAATCCCATCAAAATAGGGAACATTTTATCGAAATAGTTACTATCCTTATCCCCATATAAATAACTATGATCTAGTTGGATATCATTAGTATCTTTATTTTTGGCTGCTTGTGGCATTGAATTCATTACTTTTTTAATATCATTCATTTTATCTTTTTGAATAGATTGATGTACTAACTGTTTAACTGAACCAGATTTACTTGGATCTTCATTGGTATAAGTGACATGTAAAGTCTGATGATCTTGATATATAAAAGCATCTAAGTGATTGTCTTCTATTTTAGCTTTAACATTTTGATTAGAATCAAAGTGCTTGAATGACACATCATCATTTTTCATATGGTCAGTTATTTTAGTGGATACAGAGTTGGCGATGCCAATATTTAAAGTAGTGTCTTCATCAGAATTAAAGATAAAGTACATTAAAGTTAGTACTAATAAAGGTGCTAAAAACATAAGCGCTAGT harbors:
- the rbsK gene encoding ribokinase is translated as MTNKVVILGSTNVDQFLTVERYAKPGETLHVEEAQKSYGGGKGANQAIATARMKADTTFISKVGNDGLAQFMFEDFKAAGMNIDYILESETEKTGQAYITVDAQGQNTIYVYGGANMAMTPDDVKSAKAAIVDADFIVAQLEVPVPAIIEAFKVARAAGVTTVLNPAPAKEIPQELLELIDVIVPNEFEAEILSGVPVTDEKSMAQNADYFLSLGAKVVIITLGEQGTYYAVENDSGLVPAQKVKAIDTTAAGDTFIGAFVSRFNMKERNLVEAIDFANKAASLTVQKSGAQASIPLAEEVQL
- a CDS encoding DHA2 family efflux MFS transporter permease subunit — encoded protein: MTQTQPSHLNIKQRNLMIAVMMIGAFIGVLNQTLLTTILPEVMKDFAISSSTAQWLTTIFMLVNGIMIPVTAYLIERFSLRTLFFTAATCLILGSLICMLGVNFPLLLVGRSIQALGAGILMPLSQTLLFIIFPVEKRGMAMGIFGLVIGFAPAIGPTAAGWFIHLFDWRYLFLVVLLISVVDAIFGFLYLKNITETQQPSLDILSVIMSTLGFGGLLYGFSSAGNLGCSHPSVYVTIIISIIILALFIRRQLKLPSPLLEFRVFKYRSFTISMTLIVLMFVLFIGNLTILPIYMQTMMHWSPLESGLILLPGGLVMGLLSPVTGKLYDRVGGRSLSITGMLLIMIGALFMAQFNPQTSALYVIVTFSILMLGNSMIMTPMTTQALNALPVSLIAHGTAMNNTIRQISAAIGTGILVTLMTGFGHLSPLHGAAGLIHGLDITFYIVAFVALIGAFIALFSEKRQSNTTH
- a CDS encoding DoxX family protein translates to MLLRHVINAYVGKEIFKSSLPKVKNDDAMAQQFKEGFGLSRRSMRLAGLFEFVGSIFLFSSILGKLGQKLVVMGTLMINIVMGTAIYNHYKAGHGHQGAKAASKFFMLNVLSLIEVLSLNRRQ
- a CDS encoding TetR/AcrR family transcriptional regulator; this encodes MTNQRKKRSDATHNKAIILQTTTQLLAQGEDISEMNMSEIAKKAGVGVGTLYRHFESKSLLCQAMMDEKVHDMFDEMDTFLHQHQDASVRDKIYGILSIYLDLKEANFNVLNFIEKSNSQHQSMINILFYEQLKELIKDQFTSQQQTQDLEFKINLMLNSFSSDFYYFAKHDQQLTKDQFLSRLLDIFIG
- a CDS encoding amidohydrolase family protein, encoding MSNAKAIDTHAHLWSEDYLEKLGKLGSQGTEVAKGINQSASKEDLDKRFKMMDDAGVDMQIISATPQSPQWGTKEEAHQSAQEINDLYESLVQQYPDRFLAYGAVSLPYVDQAIKEAQELLKKDAFVGIAIPTIVKDKVSVADKQFEPFFEAMNELNATLYIHPTGCGAQSPLVNDYQLEWVIGAPLESTFITLQLIKNEIPQKYPNIKFHISHLGGALPFFMTRIKDNYEDWNAFNIDPYEVLNRQFWYDTANFHEPSLINTIDTFGKDKLMMGSDFPYFQDEKYTRGVDYIKNSDIDPDTIDGILRGNAIEFYQLNHHHS
- a CDS encoding ABC transporter permease, with product MKLLAMIQRVIIELLRDKRTLALMFLAPLLVLTLMYFIFNSDEDTTLNIGIANSVSTKITDHMKNDDVSFKHFDSNQNVKAKIEDNHLDAFIYQDHQTLHVTYTNEDPSKSGSVKQLVHQSIQKDKMNDIKKVMNSMPQAAKNKDTNDIQLDHSYLYGDKDSNYFDKMFPILMGFFVFLFVFLISGIALLRERTTGTLERVLATPIRRSEIVFGYLLGYGIFAIIQTLIIVLFSIYLLNINLAGSLWYVLLINILLAITALVMGIFISTFANSEFQMVQFIPIVAIPQVFFSGIFPLENMTPWLANIGYLFPLRYAGDALTNIMIKGQGWSDIWFDVLILLIFIIIFIILNILGLKRYRKV
- a CDS encoding arylamine N-acetyltransferase, whose amino-acid sequence is MNIEGLEKYLNIDPNKYNEPSLEALNYYLKRYMLTVPFENIDVQNGVRISVEVDDIYEKIVNHQRGGFCYEMNHFFKAYLEAKGFTANMVSATIHTPGGGRSLKGSHMSLIVPIDGVNYVADVGYGDLPISAMPINNQDSDAIIEDINGEYRAIYVNDNLFYIQKWKDNEWDTEYEAELEPRDIHYFDYNIEYNQTNPNSTFVKRLLVTMSKSYGRATMSQNNLTLTKQRDKEKYDVTSENYRQFLKEEFNLDVKINRLEP